In the Drosophila willistoni isolate 14030-0811.24 chromosome 3R, UCI_dwil_1.1, whole genome shotgun sequence genome, GACCAATGACGGCGACCAATTGTCGGGGTTTGAATTTTAGTGTTATATTATCAAGATTATTTTCCGAACTCTTTTGATCCCATTTGGCCTTCAGTTTATTGATGAATATGCCATGTTCAGCCTCACTGGCCCGACGGCTGTTTGGTTTGATAACACCAGAGATTTGGGCTGCTTGCTCTTGCACTAGAGCAGATACCTTAACCAGCTTCTGTTCATCAGCATCGTCGGATTTGTCTCGAACCTTAGTTTCTTCGTGCAGCATAAAGGTTTGTATACGTTTGATGGAAACCAAAAGTTCGGCAAACTGTGATATGCCCATGGGGAAGTAGACAGTCATGGTGTTCCTTAGGATATTGTAATAGGCGGTTATCACAAACGCTTTCTCTGCCGTCAACAGTTTGCCAAGCAAAACAAATCCAACCAAACTGACAAACACCGATATACGGGTCACAAACATAATGAAACTTTGGAGTGTGCCACGGATATAGTTCACATTTCGTATGGCATTCATCTCCTTTAGCCGCACATAGTTGACCATCTTACTGAAGGGTATTTCCCAGGCATACATCTTAATAACCTGTATGCCCGATATAATTTCATTCATCATGCGTACACGTTCATCCGTACGTAATGCAGTGCGTAGCCGTAAAACAGATGTCTTTTTGCCCAAATAAGCCTGAAGTGGTATAAACAGCAACATCACAGCAACGCCAAAGAAAGCAGAGTAACCAATCTGAACAAAGAACAATCCAGGGAGAGAATTTATTGATTTGTGTTTATACAAATTGGCCATAATTAACCTTGTTGTTGGCACAACTTTAGACTTTTGAAAGTAAACAATTTGAACTCACCTCTCTGTACATAAGATATGTGATAATTGCAATCTCGACAGGTCCCAGCCATAAATAATTCATGTGCAGCACAGATACATCCAGACGTCCCACATCGTTTGATATAAGATTAACCACCTGGCCGATTGTCGTATCACCCAATGCAGTTCGACTCAAGCGCAGTGCTTTGCGATAAATCAGACCTAAATGGTTGTAGTAgtataataaatacatttttcataAACTCTATtgttatctctctctctctctctgtctctctgtgtctccCTCCTAATCTACTTACTCGTCATGGCAATGCGGGCCTTCATGCCCACATGAAACATGCCCAGCATGTAGGGATGCATGCCCAAGACATTGAAGGCACTGCATAAGATCACGCCCATGGCATAGAGATAGGCCTTGGTCTGATTTTCACCATCCTGATTGCTTGAGTCAGCATAGTAGGCAACCAGACGTCCCAAAAAAATTGGTTGGGTGACTCTGCAAGGCAAAATAACAAAGTGCATCATAAATAActcctctgtgtgtgtgtgtgtgtgtgtgtgggcgtgccggctgctgctgttgctgcttacCGGAAACCAATTTccaatataaacaaaacaagtcCTAAACCAGCTAAGCGCCAACCAAAGACATCCATAGAGGCTTTCAATAGGCTTGGagtctttttctttttgctctttttctCAACCTCCTTCTCCCAGGCGGCACTCAGCTTAGCGCCAAGATAGTCTGAAAtgcaattcaaatttaaaaatatgattatttaatattttactaTAAGTAGAAACAAAGAATTGACCAACTTTCCAGTGCTCTTCATCTTATCAGCTGACTAATCATCTTAATGACaagatttgaatttttctAATCTATTAATTACTTATTAGTCATTTCGATTTATATCTTTATTGTTAATACTTATGCAAGTCTTTGGTTTAACTATGAAATATGATCGCATGACTATCGGAAGTCCAAATCCCTGAGCAACTGTGCGTAGTACTTTATCAGTTTGCTATTGGCCTTAATCAATTGGTAACCAAAGAAAACCTGGAATCAGGCATTTCCttactatatataaatatatatacttatattaacTGAGATATAGATAAAGTTTATGTCCAAATTGCATAAGACAAATTGGCACGATGCCACTTAATAACAATTGAAAATATCTCTAGGGTCTCATTTACTATAAGTAAATAAGTCGTCCCACCAACTGATAACTAATTCTATAtcgtaaatatatataaactatgtatttaaaaagaaaatcaattaatttCGGCGGTTAGACAACTGACAAAGTTATCTTCAAgacaattctatatgtatgtaccgaAAAAGAACTCAAAGGTCTAGTTTCTATGGCATAATAAGGAGAGAAGGTTACATATCTTGTCTTGGATATAAGATAAAcgcataatatttttattatttcatgaatgaatttgCTTAGTAATATAGAATAAAAGTCGGAAATCTTATCATTTTAAAGACTCACACAATTAATGATGAGACAATTTTAAGCATTTATGATCTTTGATACCTTTGAATGACACTTTTATATAGAGGGAGAGATAGACGTTCCTTGTACATAAGAAGTAACTATGGAAAttctaaataaaataatgTCGGCACATGCTTCTATCTAATCGTAATACCTTGAAGTGTCTTTATACCCACACATGCACTTCAAATCCGAATTCTATATATTCCCCATGGTTCTGTAATGTCGGAATGCCGTTTTTTAACAGACAACTAAATAAGGAAATGTCTTAAGAGTCAGTCTTTTAAGAGGGCTGGGATTATTGGCTGACTATAGACAACGTTGGTACAAAGTGCATTCAAAATATAAAGGTGGTCATTGAGAATTGAAGCGTGAGTCTGAAAGGTTTTTACCCGATGGCccagtttttttattttttttattagtcAGCCTAAcctagcacacacacacgtgaCGTCACGTAAGCTGAAATCTTTTCTACGTGTTGATAAGAGAAGAATTATCCGTCCAATCCTACCTAGCACCTAtcagtctctctctctatcagACCGCCTCCATCTCTCCCTCTGGGATTTAGAACGTGCTTATCAGAATCAAGCGCTTtcattttaatataatttaattaatttcattatgGCCATAAATAATCAGATTGATTGGCTATGCAAAGCACGTTTATAACGTTTGATTGATGATGATGGACGTTCAAGActttttttgacaaattttatatacaaaaatttgatGAGCTCACCCGATCGATGTTCTTTAAGGGCTCTATATAAATCGTTTTCATCTAAAGTTTTCTTGCGGCCCTTGAAGAATGTTGGCATGGCAAAGCTACAAGAGAAAAGTTTATATTAACCAcatcatttattattattgtctataaatttattttatttataacgCATACCAAAACATTGCCGATGACAGGGGATTGGAGGTTTCCCGGGGATTTTCCGGTAATTCATCTGCTTTCATGGACTGCATTTTGACGAGATTTCTTCCTTTTTCAGCTTGGTCACTTCAATTTCTTATCATTTGGTCCAGATGTGTCCTGCTATAAATGGATTAAATGTTATATTAATTTATGGCATTGATAGGCAAATGTTTTTGTTCCGTTTAACTCGATTTGCTTATCTTGTTCGTTATTAAACACAAACATGCCATAAAGGAATCTGGTAACCGATAAGTTTTAACAATGTTATGACAAGTTGACAAGCATAGAACGTCACAGTGGATCCatttttaaaaccaaacaattaAGATTATGTTTAGGAGAAAAACAAAGAGTCACTATGACTTTTCATAAAAACTAATTTCTCGATATTTGCTTCTATGACCTTTCATACTCCGATGtacaatgtacatatgttcATAGATCACATTTCATCAcagaattattattttttttttaactcacTTAATAAATGTGGACACTACTAGTAACAGGTATGCGGGAAAGGCAATGCGTCGCGCCGCGACAGCTAGCAAAGAATATCTGGCCGATTTGCAGGTGCCTGCGACTTTTATAGCTACCACACAAGCACAAACTCTCTTCGACTCTCTTGAATCTCCTCTCTGATCGTCAATCTCTCTTAATGTTTGCTTACCTGGGTTTTGCTGCTGTTATCTTTCGTGCGAAGGTAAATCAATAAACACAATTGCTTTGGCGGCCGCTCTGACACTCTTATAAACTaggaaactaaaaaaaagtaCGGTGCGCGGTTTATATTTcgtgaaaattaaaaaatttggattcagtgttttgtttatttatttatatttatgtgtgcattaatttacaaaattttcagtgcaggagaaggaaaaaaaacatatgAATGGGGAAAACAACAGTTGAACACAGTTGACGTTTTGTGCGCATGCGCAAAGAAACTTAGAAGTGTTGATTAGCGTTTCATAAAAACTAGACGACTTAGTCGTTGTTTAACACCATATAGTAACGGGTTTCCTCGACAGTGTCCTCCTGCTCCTTGGAGGAGACTATTGAATTGCTGGGCATGTAAATAATCTCCTTCTTCACAACATCTTCGTCCACGATTATTAAGTCGTTGGGCTCGAAAACTTCCTTTTCGCATACGATGAATTCCTCATCATTGGATTCCGAAGGAGACCCGTATTTTATATCAGAATAAACTATCAATTCATCATCTACGTTGTCTTCCGCCTCTTGAATTTTCATTCGATGCTTGCGCGATTCTACGTGCCTATCATAGCAGAATTTTTTCGCTGTCGCATAATCACAAGTATAGCACTTATAGAGATGACTCTGATCCTCTTGTTGATCCTCTGCCGAATCATCATCTTGGCTCTCTTTCATTAGTTTTTCCTTGCGGCGAAAATGTTTTGTACTctttttatgacgttcatagCAAAACTTTTTTGCCGTTTTATAGTCACAAAAGTTGCAGGTAAAGACAGATCGTTTTATGTCCGAGTCCGATTCATAGGGTACTTCATCGTTTTGGTGTTTCATTGAGTTCCAATGACGTCGTAAGTCCCAGCGCCTGTCTGTCTGATAGCCACAGCCTAAGACGGAACACGTTAATCGCTTACCAATATAAtggttgttattgttattgacATTTGTTTCAAATGGAGCGATCTCAATAACTGCAAGAACAAGTTgattaatatatgtacatatttatgaTCTTTCCACGTTACATATTTTGGATACTACCTTCATCCTCCAAATAAAAATCTTCATCGTGCAGTGTCTCTATCTCAGTAAACTCATCTTCATATATCATTTGATTCATGATTTTCGATTTTGTTTAAAGCTATCAGTTCTGAAGAAGTCGCtcagaatagaaaaaaaatcacatcAATTGCGTGTTTTgcttatttattattatttaaaaaaatttactgCTGCGGCGAAATGATTTACTAGAGGTGGCCATTGCAATAGAGATGACAAAGTTGAAAATGTAATGTATTAGACTGTCCCAGTATTTACTGCTATTCCATCTCAATTTTTGCCGGctgtgattgaaaaaaaattaaactgctGCAGTTGCtaatatataaatagattGAAATTACAATTGTTTATCAGTAAATTTAAGTAAGTAGCTCCGAGACGGATCGCCAACATTTAGACGCcataacaaacaaaagagTTGATAACAATAGTAATTAGTTCTCGTTTAACTTTACTAGGGAAAGAACACAGCACAACAAACAATGAAAAGTGCAATTCATTGTGGAATATTAATTGCCGCCTTGACTGTAGTGTTGGCAATCGGAGCAGATGGCCAGGAACGCCCCTATAAACGTAGTTTTATCAATCCATACCCAAGATACAAGCATTATAATGATGGAGTCGATCCCGGAGACCCTTTGTTTCTTACACCCTTGATAAACAATCCATCGGTGGATAAGGAAAAGATTCAGCAATTGGCTCGAGTTCAGGGATCACAGTACCATGGAGTTGAGAGCTATGCTGGATATTTGACCGTAGATAGCAATTACAATTCAAATATGTTCTTCTGGTATTTCCCCGCCGAGCAGGATCCGGATTATGCTCCTGTTGTTCTTTGGCTGCAAGGAGGTCCCGGAGCATCCTCGCTCTTTGGGCTTTTCACAGAGAACGGTCCCCTCGAATTGGATGAACATAGCAAACTGCAGAAAAGGAATTATACATGGAGCAAGACACATAATCTAATATTTATTGATAATCCTGTGGGCACTGGATTCAGTTTTACCGATCACGATGAGGGCTATGCTACAAATGAACGTGATGTGGGTCGCAACTTGCATGAGGCTGTTATGCAACTGTATGAATTGTTCCAATGGAGCAATTCGTCGGGTTTCTGGGTAACTGGTGAATCCTATGCCGGTAAATATGTTCCCGCTTTGGCCTACCACATTCACAAGGTACAGAATGCCATTGATACTAGGGTATACATTCCTTTAAAGGGTGTTGCCATTGGTAATGGTCTGTCGGACCCGTTGCATCAATTGAAATACGGAGACTATCTCTATCAGTTGGGCCTAATCGATGATAACGGTCTAGTACAGTTTCATGCGGCCGAGGCGAAGGGAGCTGAATGCATTGAGAAGCGAGATATGGAATGCGCTTTCGATGTTTTCGATTCTTTAATCAATGGGGATCTGACAAATGGTTCCATTTTCAGCAATCTTACCGGTTTCAATTGGTACTACAATTATTTAAAGACACATGACGACTC is a window encoding:
- the LOC6649407 gene encoding uncharacterized protein LOC6649407 — encoded protein: MNQMIYEDEFTEIETLHDEDFYLEDEVIEIAPFETNVNNNNNHYIGKRLTCSVLGCGYQTDRRWDLRRHWNSMKHQNDEVPYESDSDIKRSVFTCNFCDYKTAKKFCYERHKKSTKHFRRKEKLMKESQDDDSAEDQQEDQSHLYKCYTCDYATAKKFCYDRHVESRKHRMKIQEAEDNVDDELIVYSDIKYGSPSESNDEEFIVCEKEVFEPNDLIIVDEDVVKKEIIYMPSNSIVSSKEQEDTVEETRYYMVLNND
- the LOC6649408 gene encoding venom serine carboxypeptidase; translated protein: MKSAIHCGILIAALTVVLAIGADGQERPYKRSFINPYPRYKHYNDGVDPGDPLFLTPLINNPSVDKEKIQQLARVQGSQYHGVESYAGYLTVDSNYNSNMFFWYFPAEQDPDYAPVVLWLQGGPGASSLFGLFTENGPLELDEHSKLQKRNYTWSKTHNLIFIDNPVGTGFSFTDHDEGYATNERDVGRNLHEAVMQLYELFQWSNSSGFWVTGESYAGKYVPALAYHIHKVQNAIDTRVYIPLKGVAIGNGLSDPLHQLKYGDYLYQLGLIDDNGLVQFHAAEAKGAECIEKRDMECAFDVFDSLINGDLTNGSIFSNLTGFNWYYNYLKTHDDSGANLGKFLQSGATRKSIHVGNKTFHDLDTENKVELHLKNDVMDSVAQWVAELLNTYTVCIYSGQLDIIVAYPLTRNYLNHLKFAASDRYKIAPREVWRIDGEVAGYVKHAGHLVEIMIRNAGHMAPHDQPKWLYAMIDHLTHYKH